Within the Bradyrhizobium ottawaense genome, the region TTCAGCGATGCCACCCGGACCGGCTCGGTGCGAACCGTCCGCTGGGACGGTGCAAGGGCGACCTGCTTCTGGATCTGGGGGAGGCTTTCGTTCGCGGTCGGGAAACGGTCGTTGAATTGCGGCTTGGGGAAACGTTCTTCGAAGCTATCGCCGGTGCCTTGCGTGTTCGCCGCCAGCATGCCGGCGCTCGGCGCCTTGCCGCATTGAACCAGAACGAACGACAGCGGCACAAACAACGCAGTCATCGCAACCCAACGCCATCGCACCGGCAGGGCATGACGATGCTTGCCCGGGAAAGTCACCGGATCGGCATGATCAACTTTCTGGAACTTCGGATTAGCTCCGACCATCCACCCCTTGCCCCAAGGACCACCCAAGAGATCCACCGTTGACCGGCGTATGCTCGCACGTGTTTAGGCGACGTTACGCTTCCGGAAAAACTCCCCACATCCGGAAGCCATAAGGAGACCATCAAATCGTGTCGCGATTGTGGGCCTGCCAAGCGCTTTGCGTAATGTCGCGCCATGCCGGACAAGGCGGCAATGTGGTAAAAGGTAATTAGGCACCGAAATCTGACTTCGATTTAAATCATTGTTAACGCTGCTTGAATTGGGAGGCTGCAGCCTGCACCATGAATGGATTCAGGCGTGCGGCACTGAAGGTACGGTCCGTTATGGCGGCATCAGAGACGGGAAGCGCGGCTTTGACCGGACCGCTCCCCGGTCGCGGCTCGACCGTTTCGGTCCTGGTAGCGACCGCGATCGTCGTCGCGGACATGATCGGCGTCGGCGTCTTCACCAGCCTCGGCTTCCAGGTCAAGGACATCCCCTCCGGCTTTTCGATCCTGTTGCTGTGGACCGTCGGCGGCGTGGTCGCCCTGTGCGGGGTGTTTTCCTACAGCGAGCTCGGTGCGATGTTTCCGCGCTCGAGCGGCGAATACAACTTTCTCGGCCGGGCCTATCACCCGGCCTTCGGTTTTCTGGCCGGCTGGGTGTCGGCCACCGTCGGCTTCGCGGCGCCGGTGGCGCTGGCCGCGATGGCGTTCGGCGAGTACGGCAAATCGGTATTTCCGAACGCGCCGCCGCTGGCGCTTGCCATCGGCGTGGTCTGGCTGGTGTCGCTGGTGCAGCTCACCGGCGTCCGGCATTCCTCGACCTTTCAGTTGGTGGCGACCATTCTGAAGGTGTTGCTGATCGTAGCCTTCCTGGTGAGCGGATTTGTGATCGGCACGCCGCAGCCGGTCACCTTCGCGCCATCGGCTTCCGACTTCAGCTATATCGCCAGCGCGCCGTTTGCGATCAGCCTGGTGTTCGTGATGTATTCGTTCTCCGGCTGGAACGCCGCGACCTACATCATCGGCGAGGTGCACGAGCCGGAGCGCAATGTGCCGCGCGCGATGCTGACGGGGACGCTGATCGTGCTGGCGCTATACGTCACACTCAACGCCGTGTTCCTGCACACCGCGCCGATGGACAGACTGGCGGGACAGCTCGACGTCGCCCGGATCTCCGGCAGCTATATCTTCGGCGAGATCGGTGGCCGCATCGTCGGCGCGATGATCTGCTTCGGGCTGATCTCCTCGATCAGCGCGATGATGTGGATCGGGCCGCGCGTGATGATGACAATGGGCGAGGACATTCCGGTTTTGCGGCTGTTCGCCGGCAGGTCGACCGGCGGCGCGCCGGCCTTCGCCATTTTGTTTCAACTGGTGGTGGCGAGCCTGATGCTGTTGACGCGCAGCTTCGAGGCGGTGCTCGACTTCATCCAGTTCGCGCTGCTGTTCTGTTCGTTCTTCACCGTGCTCGGCGTCATCAAGTTGCGGATTACGCGGCCGGATCTGCCGCGGCCCTATCGCGCCTGGGGATACCCGGCTACGCCGGTGGTTTTCCTGCTCGTGACCGGCTTCATGATGTATTATTTGTTGACGGAGCGCCCGCTGCAGTCGGCCCTCGGTATTTTGATCATGCTTTCAGGACTTTTGATTTATGCCGTTTTCCGTCAGCGGGCAGGTGATCCCGTGACGTCAGTGCCGGGTCGCGAATGAACATGATGCCGTCTGTAAGGGTTGCGACGCTCGTGGCCGCCGTGTTGTTCGCGGCCGTAGCTCCCGTTCGCGCCGCCGAGACCGCGACGGTGGACGACACCGCAAAATTTCTCGCCGGAATGATGCCGTCGGCTGACTCACCGCTTGTGCCACTGACCAGGGATCCGGGCTGGCAGCGGCACGCCAAGTTCTTCGATTCCGCCTTTGCCCAGCTCGAGCAACGCCAGATATCGAAAATTCGCGGCTGGTCGGACACCAATCTGGCGGCACCGCGGCCGACCATGTTCTACATGTTCTCGGGCCCGGATTTTCTCTACGCCAATGCGTTCTACCCGAAGGCGACGACCTACGTGCTGAGCGCGCTCGAACCTCCGGGCTCGGTCCCCGATCTCGCAAAATTGCCGCGCGGCAGCATCGGCGCCGCGCTCTACAACGTCGAACGCTCGATGGGTTCGATCCTGAACTTCAGCTTCTTCATCACCAAACAGATGAAGGTCGACCTGCGTGCCGACCAGATCAGCGGCACGCTGCCGGTGCTCTATGTGTTCCTGGCGCGCTCGGGCAAGACACTCAAGTCCGTCGAGTCGATCACGGTCGACAATCAGGGGGCCGTGCATCCGGCCAGCGAAAGTGCGGCAGCCAGTGCGGTTCGCGGCGCGCGGATCACTTTCAAGGGGGAGGATGGCGTCGACAAGACGTTGTATTATTTCTCGACCGATCTTTCCAATCCCGGCGTGAGGGCGAGCGGCTTCCTGAAATTCTGCGCGACGCTGGCGCCCGGCAACAGCCTGATCAAGAGCGCGTCCTATCTGCTTCACTCCGGCAATTTCACAGCGACGCGCGACTTCATCCTCGCCAACAGCTCAACCATCATCCAGGACGATTCCGGAATCCCGCTCACCTACTACAGCGCAAAGAAATGGCGCTTCTTCCCGTTCGGACGTTACGCCGGACCGATCAGCGAATTCCCGGGGCGTTATCAGGAGTCCTACGCCGAACTGTTCCGGCAGGCGCAGCCGATTGATTTCGGCATCGGCTATCGCTGGCGAACGCATGAATCGAATTTGCTGCTGTCGGTCAGGCTGCCGGACGACGGCACCGCGAACTCCGAGGCGACCTCGTCAACCGAACCGCCGCTTCCGCCGCGCCCGCGGAAACCGCGGCCGCCGGCGCCGGTTCCGCCGCCGCCCCGGAGCGGCTTCTTCTTTTTCGGCCGCTGACGGCGATCCCGATCGCACACCGCGATCACCATCGCACGCTTTGGCTGGGTTCGATGAAGGCCGTTGTATTCTGCGGTTTCGGACCGCTGTCGAAGTAACGCCAGGCGGTGACGATCACGATGAGCAGCGCGAGTACCGCCAGCAGGTCGATCTGCCTGGGGTCGTGACCGTGATGGCTGATTTTCCAGCGCATTATTTGTTTCCTCCGGTCGGAGCAACAAACCAATTCGCGACGCAAACCTAAAGTTCCACGCGTGGCAGCAATGCGAATTGATCAGGCGTTGACGCCGCGCCAGCGTCCGTAGCGCCATGGCAGATACCACCGTGCGTTCGGCGGTCTCGTCTGCGGCACGTTATCGATGCCGGAGGTTCCCCAAGGCTGGCAGCGTGATATCCGCGCCAGCGTCATCCAGCCGCCGCCCCATAGTCCGAAACGTTCGATCGCCTCGTCGCCGTAGACCGAACATGTCGGCAGGTGCCGGCAGTTGTAGCCGACCAGCGGCGACAGCGTATGCCTGTAAACCCAGATCAGCGCGCGGCCGCCGTTGCGCGGCAGGCGCCGCACCGGGCTGGCACATTCCGTGCATCGTTTGTGAGGTGACGAAGGGTGATCTGCGGGCGACATGTTGGACTATGTACGTAGTTTTCCGGTGGTTCCCAAGCAGGGAACCCAATCCGCGCAGATATTTGCGCCACAGTTTGCAATTATCGCACCGCGCGAGCGGCGCTGCAGCAAAGGTCGTATGGACGATGCAGGTCAGCACGGTTACCGTTTCGATAACGCTTCGATGACAGAATCAAGAAGCGTTGAACCGGGGTCGTTGCCGCTGCTCGTTTACGGGGCTTGGGGGAAGGAACCAAATTGAGGTTTGTGAGGTCGCAACGAATTGGCGGCTGGGCCCTTCTCGGTGCCGTCGCCATCTGTCTCGGATTGCCGGGCGCGGTCACGACGCTGGGCAATTCGGCGCTGGCCGGCACCACCCTCGAAGAACGCAAATTGCCGATGCACTTCAACTGGGTCGCGTGCCAGCCCGACTGCAAGGGCTGGGTCTCCGCCGTCGGCATCGTCACATCTGACAGTCCCAAGGAATTCGACGAATTTGCACGCCACCGTCAGCTCGACGGCGCCACCATCGTGCTGGATTCCAGCGGCGGTTCCGTCAACGATTCCATCGCGCTCGGACGGCGTTTCCGCGGCCTCGGCGCGATGACGACGGTCGGCGTCACGGTGCGGACCCAGACCGCGCAGGGCGAACGTGCCAGCATCGTGCCGCAGGCTTGGTGCGAGTCGATGTGCGTGTTCCTGCTGTTGTCGGGTAAGACCCGTTACGTGCCTGAAGCGGCCCACGTCCGCGTCCACCAGATCTGGATGGGCGATCGCGCCGACGATGCCAAGGCGGCGAGCTATACCGCGCAGGATCTGATGATCGTGGAGCGGGATATCGGCCGGCTCGCCAAATACACTTTTGATATGGGCGGCGCCGGCGATCTGTTGTCGCTCGCGCTGAGCGTGCCGCCATGGGAAGATCTGCACGAACTGTCGGCGGCGGAGTTGCGGCTGACCAATCTCGTTACCACCGACGCGGTTGCCGACGTGCTGCCGCATGACAGCCCGTCGATCCCGGTGGCCGAACTGAAGCCCAGCGAGGCGAAACCCAAGCCGACCCAGGACCGCTTCGTCAGTTCCGCGGTCAAAGGCGACGCGCCGGCGCAAGCCGTGAAGTCGACCAAGACCGCCGAGGCGATGGTTCCGACCGGCGGTGCGGCAAACGCGCCCGGTCAGACGGGGAAGTAAGCTGCATCTCACTAAGCACTGGATCATCCGCGAAGGCGGATGATCCAGTACGCCGTGGCGTTCGTGGGTAATCGAGAATTCCCGGCGTACTGGATACCCCGCCTTCGCGGGGTATGACGGCGGTAATATTGTCGGGACCCTTACGCCGAGGCCGGCTGGCTGGCCCTGGCTTCGATCTGGCCGATGGCGTCGACCACGGCGTCGAAGGTCAGCATGGTCGAGGCGTGGCGCGCCTTGTAGTCGCGCACCGGTTCGAGCAGGCCGATATCCGCCCATTTGCCCTGTGGGGGGCTGCCGTTCTCCTTCAGCATCTTGCGAACGGTCTCGCGCAACTCGCGCAATTCATTGGCGTTCGATCCGATGACGTGGCTGGCCATGATCGAGGAGGAGGCCTGGCCGAGCGCGCAGGCCTTCACATCGTG harbors:
- a CDS encoding APC family permease, producing MAASETGSAALTGPLPGRGSTVSVLVATAIVVADMIGVGVFTSLGFQVKDIPSGFSILLLWTVGGVVALCGVFSYSELGAMFPRSSGEYNFLGRAYHPAFGFLAGWVSATVGFAAPVALAAMAFGEYGKSVFPNAPPLALAIGVVWLVSLVQLTGVRHSSTFQLVATILKVLLIVAFLVSGFVIGTPQPVTFAPSASDFSYIASAPFAISLVFVMYSFSGWNAATYIIGEVHEPERNVPRAMLTGTLIVLALYVTLNAVFLHTAPMDRLAGQLDVARISGSYIFGEIGGRIVGAMICFGLISSISAMMWIGPRVMMTMGEDIPVLRLFAGRSTGGAPAFAILFQLVVASLMLLTRSFEAVLDFIQFALLFCSFFTVLGVIKLRITRPDLPRPYRAWGYPATPVVFLLVTGFMMYYLLTERPLQSALGILIMLSGLLIYAVFRQRAGDPVTSVPGRE
- the yidD gene encoding membrane protein insertion efficiency factor YidD; translated protein: MSPADHPSSPHKRCTECASPVRRLPRNGGRALIWVYRHTLSPLVGYNCRHLPTCSVYGDEAIERFGLWGGGWMTLARISRCQPWGTSGIDNVPQTRPPNARWYLPWRYGRWRGVNA
- a CDS encoding iron-sulfur cluster assembly scaffold protein → MLNDIYNKRIIELAGNIPRLGRLPDPDASATAHSKLCGSTVKIDLKMDGDVVTDFAHDVKACALGQASSSIMASHVIGSNANELRELRETVRKMLKENGSPPQGKWADIGLLEPVRDYKARHASTMLTFDAVVDAIGQIEARASQPASA